The following proteins come from a genomic window of Gossypium raimondii isolate GPD5lz chromosome 5, ASM2569854v1, whole genome shotgun sequence:
- the LOC105768598 gene encoding NDR1/HIN1-like protein 10, with product MLSPLPSPPPPPPPQSPSPSPTPPSTKYTTPISLSQIVISKPTITQQQEAPSSKKANPNTDTDNDNDNTTTLVRKSLLRQPHPRRTNPLIWCCAIICLIFSVILILFGVATLIIFLSMKPRIPLFDTPNARLNGIYFDTPEYFNGDFTFLANFSNPNKRIDVRFEYLVIELYFHDRLISTQAVQPFYQRSGEVRVEAVHFISSLVYLPQNLGVELQKQVLSNRVTYFIRGTFKVRAHMGLIHFSYWLHARCELLMSSPPTGVLVSHICKTKR from the coding sequence ATGCTTTCCCCCTTACCTTCAcctcctccaccaccaccaccgcAATCTCCGTCACCATCTCCAACACCACCGTCAACAAAATATACGACTCCAATCTCCCTATCCCAAATCGTAATATCAAAACCAACAATAACCCAACAACAAGAAGCTCCATCTTCAAAAAAAGCAAACCCCAACACCGACACCGACAACGACAACGACAACACAACAACACTTGTGCGAAAATCACTCCTCCGACAACCTCATCCACGACGAACAAATCCATTAATATGGTGTTGTGCAATCATATGTTTGATCTTCAGCGTCATCCTCATCTTATTCGGAGTAGCAACTTTAATCATCTTCTTATCAATGAAACCAAGAATCCCATTATTCGACACACCAAATGCACGTCTTAATGGTATATACTTCGATACCCCAGAATATTTCAATGGTGATTTCACTTTCTTAGCCAATTTTTCAAACCCAAACAAGAGAATCGATGTGAGGTTTGAATATTTGGTTATAGAGCTCTATTTTCATGATAGGCTGATATCAACACAAGCTGTTCAACCATTTTATCAGAGGAGTGGTGAAGTTAGGGTTGAAGCGGTTCATTTTATATCAAGCTTAGTGTATTTGCCACAGAATTTGGGTGTGGAATTGCAGAAACAAGTGTTGAGTAATAGGGTTACGTATTTCATAAGAGGAACATTCAAAGTGAGAGCTCATATGGGTTTGATCCATTTTTCTTATTGGTTACATGCTAGATGTGAATTGTTGATGTCTAGTCCTCCAACGGGTGTTTTAGTTTCACATATTTGCAAAACTAAAAGAtga
- the LOC105767882 gene encoding heavy metal-associated isoprenylated plant protein 47 isoform X3, translating into MKQKMVLKVQMNCEKCRTQALRIAAASQGVTSVAIQRQEKDELMVVGDGVDSVKLTRCLRKKLHYATILTIEEIKDEKKEEKKEKKKEEKKEEKKDDEKYTSPYYVCYPSYPMPPQIMVQDPCQCQACSIL; encoded by the exons ATGAAG CAAAAGATGGTTCTGAAGGTGCAAATGAACTGTGAGAAATGTCGAACACAGGCTTTGAGGATTGCTGCTGCTTCACAAG GTGTGACTAGCGTAGCAATACAACGGCAAGAAAAAGATGAACTAATGGTAGTTGGAGACGGAGTGGATTCAGTTAAGTTGACTCGTTGTTTAAGAAAGAAGCTTCACTATGCTACCATATTGACcatagaagaaataaaagacgagaagaaagaagagaagaaagaaaagaagaaagaagagaagaaagaagagaagaaagatgatgaaaaatatacCTCGCCTTATTATGTATGTTATCCCTCATATCCCATGCCTCCACAAATTATGGTTCAAGATCCATGCCAATGCCAAGCATGTTCCATCTTGTGA
- the LOC105767344 gene encoding putative F-box protein At3g25460, with protein sequence MEMKKRQEDEERSTLSELPDDIMVEILAKIPPKFLYKTFRCVYKSWYRLISSSEFMNKTAIHHNPGIFIQSVRYFRSTTNTSFLQMDGLNFNLTNLGSSMGIIRSSCNGLVLVYEPISKEVNSLCVKNLLTGPTSLTLPNCLSGCTHKHGYHGRAPGRILHTYCGSALGFDPLTKVYKVVHINNDGYGIEVFTIGSDKTWRKVPLPWPVEKPRRGDLDKFEDMKFFWRDPVSIKGQVFHWFVDSEKYIFSMDISNEKVSKTKLPYIGKTIMKEHYDLVAKDEKLAFVYKGSESKIDVWVLNDFGRQVWSMEHSIVANWEAEKKLPQFMKLVAVASWRNGEVIMFKAIENFVWDHHDFIYLYDTKSKEMKEFKMKLQYVTKFIPHRSSLVSWRTEMD encoded by the coding sequence ATGGAGATGAAGAAGAGacaagaagatgaagaaagaagCACCTTGTCGGAACTTCCCGACGACATCATGGTTGAAATCCTTGCTAAAATCCCACCAAAGTTCCTCTACAAGACATTCAGGTGTGTATATAAATCATGGTATCGATTGATAAGTAGCAGCGAGTTCATGAACAAGACTGCCATTCATCATAACCCAGGAATATTCATCCAGTCCGTCCGGTACTTCCGTAGTACTACCAACACAAGTTTCTTGCAGATGGATGGACTTAACTTCAACTTAACTAATCTCGGCTCTTCAATGGGAATTATTAGGTCCAGTTGCAATGGTCTGGTTCTAGTATACGAGCCAATATCAAAGGAAGTTAATAGTCTGTGTGTTAAGAACTTGTTGACAGGCCCCACTAGTTTAACTCTTCCAAACTGCCTTTCTGGTTGTACGCACAAGCATGGATATCATGGCCGAGCACCAGGGCGCATCCTGCATACTTATTGCGGCTCAGCATTAGGGTTCGACCCACTTACAAAGGTATACAAAGTGGTGCACATTAATAATGATGGATATGGAATCGAAGTGTTCACAATTGGTTCCGATAAGACATGGAGAAAGGTTCCACTTCCATGGCCTGTTGAAAAACCACGTCGTGGAGATTTAGATAAGTTTGAAGATATGAAGTTCTTTTGGAGGGATCCTGTATCAATAAAGGGTCAAGTATTTCACTGGTTTGTTGATTCAGAAAAGTATATATTCTCCATGGATATAAGCAATGAAAAGGTGAGTAAAACCAAACTTCCATACATTGGGAAAACAATAATGAAGGAACATTATGATTTAGTAGCCAAGGATGAGAAGCTTGCTTTTGTGTATAAAGGTTCCGAGTCCAAAATCGATGTATGGGTTTTGAATGATTTTGGGAGACAGGTTTGGTCAATGGAACATTCCATCGTTGCTAATTGGGAGGCAGAAAAGAAGTTGCCCCAATTTATGAAACTAGTTGCAGTTGCTAGCTGGAGAAATGGTGAGGTGATAATGTTCAAGGCCATAGAGAACTTCGTTTGGGACCATCATGATTTCATTTATTTGTATGATACGAAGAGCAAGGAGATGAAGgaattcaaaatgaaattgcAGTACGTAACAAAGTTCATACCCCATAGAAGCAGCCTTGTTAGTTGGAGGACTGAGATGGATTGA